Genomic segment of Gammaproteobacteria bacterium:
TGCATGAAACCCATGGCTTGTCAGGCGAGACCTTGCATGCGTGGTGTCGTGAAAAAGGTTTATTTGCCCATCATCTGGCAAGCTGGAAAACGGCTTTTTGTACCGAGGTGAAAGCGGTGCAAGGCATCCGTGAATTTCGGACATTGAAAGATGAAAATGAGAAACTCAAGCGTGAGTTAGTGCGCAAAGAGAAGGCATTGGCGGAGGCGGCAGCCTTGCTGATCCTGCAAAAAAAGTTCCGCGCGCTCTGGGAGGACGAGGTCAAATGACCTCCCTCGCAGAGCGCGGCCAAGTCATGACACTGGTGGCGGAAGCAATCGCTGCGGGTGCGCACCAGGATCGCGCCTGTGCGGCGATCTCTCTCAGCGAACGCACTTTGCAACGCTGGCAGCTCGACCCATTACGCGGCGATCAGCGACCCATGCGGTTGCAGGCACCCAAAAACAAGCTCAGTGTGCCGGAACGCGAGCGCCTGCTGGCAGTCGTGAATTCAGACGAATTTGGGGATCTTCCGCCAGGTCAAATCGTTCCTCGGCTGGCCGACCGTGGGCAATATATCGCTTCTGAGTCAACCATTTACCGCGCTCTGAGAGAAGCACATCAGCTCAGGCATCGTGGCGCAGAACGACCCGCGCAACAGCGCCACAAGCCGCGTGCGCTCTGTGCAACGGCGCCCAATGCGTTATTTAGCTGGGACATCACTTATCTGCCAACGCAGGTGAAGGGAATCTATTTTTACCTGTATTTGTTCATGGATATTTTTAGCCGAAAAATCGTTGGCTGGCAGATCTATGATGCAGAAAGTAGTGACCTGGCAAGCGAAGTTATGCGCGATATTTGCAAGCGGGAAAACATCGCACTGAATCAGGTGGTGTTGCATTCTGACAATGGCAGCCCGATGAAAGGCGCCACGATGCTGGCCACCCTGCAAGCGCTGGGCGTGATGCCATCGTTCAGTCGCCCGGCGGTCAGCAATGACAATCCTTTTTCGGAGTCGCTATTCAAGACGTTGAAATACCGGCCAGTCTATCCCTTCCGACCGTTTGAAAGTCTCATTGCCGCCAGGCAGTGGGTCAGCACATTTGTTCATTGGTACAACCATGAACATCGTCACAGTGCCATCAGATTCGTTACCCCCGCAGAGCGCCATGCGGGCCTGGACACCGCGTTGCTACAGAAGCGCGTCGACGTCTATGAAGCAGCGAAGAAAAGGCATCCAGAGCGTTGGAGTGGCGTTACTCGAAACTGGCGGCCAGTCCGCGTAGTTCACTTGAATCCCGATCAACAAGTCGCCGAAAAAACCGATCCAAAGGAGGAAAATTTAGAACTCAAAAAGGCAGCATAAATTCAAGCATTCAGGCGACAACTAGCTTGTTGAAGCGCATTGCCGGACTCTACGCCATCGAAGATCAGGGCAAGACCCTGGACATCGAGGATCGTCATGCATTACGCCAGCAACACGCCAAGCCGAAGCTGGATGAATTCCATGCCTGGCTCCAGCACACACGGCTCACCACCGCCACGGGTAGCGGCACCGCCAAGGCCATCGACTACAGCCTCAAACGCTGGGAGGCAATCAAGCGCTACCTCGAGGATGGTCGTTACCCCATTGACAACAACCCGGTGGAAAACACCATCCGTCCTATTGCCCTTGGTAAAAAAAATTGGCTGTTCACCGGAAGTGAGCGCGCTGGCCGCCGCGCCGCCGCCCTCCAGCCTGCTCGCCATGCTGGCGAAGAACCCCTGAACGGCATCGAGCCAGTTGCCTGGCTGAAGGATACGCTGGAGAAACTGCCAACCTGGCCTAACAGCCGCATTGATGAGCTGTTGCCATTGCGGTCTGTGCAGGCATCAGGCTGAACTGTACAGGTGGAGCGGCTGGACGCTTACCCTGCAGGTACGCCTTCACCGCGTGGAAATACTGGACGGCACGCTCGATGCCGCTGGTCACCACCATGGCCCTGGCCTGCCCGCCGATCTTGCCGGCCGCCGCGAGCACCTGCCCCCTGTGTCAGGCTAGTTGTCGCCTCTAAATTTTAATTTTCTAAAATAGAGGCGACGATGAAAATAACGTATTCTGAGGCATTTATAGAACAAGCACTGGTCAAGGTATTTTTCCTCGTGGGAGATCGGACAGTCCGGTCGGTGGCGGAAGACCTGAGCGTTAGTTTCCATACTTAAAGAATACG
This window contains:
- a CDS encoding IS3 family transposase (programmed frameshift) — its product is MKITYSGAFIEQALVKVFSRGDRTIRSVAEDLNVSFHTLKNWMKRKSMGKLSISVTKEKRPQDWSAEEQLVALHETHGLSGETLHAWCREKGLFAHHLASWKTAFCTEVKAVQGIREFRTLKDENEKLKRELVRKEKALAEAAALLILQKKFPRALGGRGQMTSLAERGQVMTLVAEAIAAGAHQDRACAAISLSERTLQRWQLDPLRGDQRPMRLQAPKNKLSVPERERLLAVVNSDEFGDLPPGQIVPRLADRGQYIASESTIYRALREAHQLRHRGAERPAQQRHKPRALCATAPNALFSWDITYLPTQVKGIYFYLYLFMDIFSRKIVGWQIYDAESSDLASEVMRDICKRENIALNQVVLHSDNGSPMKGATMLATLQALGVMPSFSRPAVSNDNPFSESLFKTLKYRPVYPFRPFESLIAARQWVSTFVHWYNHEHRHSAIRFVTPAERHAGLDTALLQKRVDVYEAAKKRHPERWSGVTRNWRPVRVVHLNPDQQVAEKTDPKEENLELKKAA